ATGgtacactattacagaaattttttttttttgtatagtttttaaatacactcctaccaatctcgggagtgatttttTGCACCGTTTCCCTCATTATCTGTTCTAAATAGTCTATTTCTAAACGGCCATTAACATTCAAATAGAGCCTTTTCAATTTTGGCACTCTGTACATTCGATGTCGAAAATGAATATCTGGCTGtcaatattttcgaaatcagagatctttataaagaataacttttttacgtaaacctttatatttttataatttttatatttttataacacgcCTTATATTTTCACTACCACAAAGGCAATACTATTGCACGGGCTTATTTCTTATGAAAATAACAACTTCGCAGATTCCAAATACAAACCTGATTACAActtctgaaagaaaaatttaggtACAAGGtcttcaaaaaatatgaaaagaaaaaacaatatcgGCCAAttgatgtattttattaatttaatgttcttcatatacacaatatttacgatgttaaatataataatcatcattttgttaaatatttaataatatttttttagattttgtccaaaaaaatgtttttttacaaaataaataaaattgtttgaatttttttttgttttcgaggaAGATTTTACgtaacaatttcatttattttttattttatttaaatagaaattacattaatttttgtggttttttagaAAACAGAAAAGCACaacatattttgatattacAAACTGAACATATTGTAATAATGGCaattaatatagtttaaaaGATATAATAGAATTAATAAGTCATGTATATTACTTGGATTCTTATGTAAGACAGACaaggatatattttaaaactatgctTTATGATTGATAAATTGGCTGGAAAATTTACCAATCAGAAAgagatgattattttttatattttttttttttttttttttgtaatttatatatatatttttttaaatacatttaataaatatggtacacaaaataatttttttatggttgtTAAAATCGCCCAACATATGTACTAGTTAGTTTCTTGTTAAcatgcatttaattttttgtttttggtatagCGTACATAGTTTTTATGTGAAGCATAAAATCTATTTAATGTAAGGGgagtatatttttcttttgagatTTTCTCATACTTACCtaagaaatgttttaataaacaatGCGAGAATAATCTATTCCTTATAATCACCGAAAAATagattttgttatataaattattcaaaattctttttgaaattaaaaatattttgtaaatatttcttcttttttttttttttttaaatataatttatttttcttaaattactaaaaatttttcatgtgtAGTGTGTCCGTTGTTTGAATAAATTCAGTTGTACATAGCATAAGGTCGTGAATAAAATACAAACAGGccgtttaaattttgttatggagTTTCCATTATACCATAAACGTGATGGATGTTGTtgatggtataaaaagaaacattctATACAAAATGTATACTAAAATTTGTCGGATGTTGGGTTTAACCCCATTTTTGAAATAGGCCCATACGCTGACACCGACAATTTGATCCCCATAAATTACAACGGCATGCACTGTTGTAGCAACAATCGTTTGGTCGATGATCACAATTTCCACCACGTCTTATACAAGCACGTCTGTAAAGATAAATAATGGAAGAACGTCTGAAaggaaattagaaatttttcaagaagacATCAATTCAAACATACAAAGCGTctacaacaattttaaaaataaagtattaaaaaaaaaaactgaaaaatgggAATAAATAGCTTGATTAcacttaaacattaaaaatatctataagaCATTCAGTGATAACGTCAAATTTACTGTTAGTTTATATACTGAACCAAAGttataaaggaaaattttgttaaaacaatattttaccaaaatttcaaacagctgcatctctgcgaaaaatcatcgaatttggagCAACTCTAGCTCATTTGAAATGCTCTAAAATGTTTATTACCCATTGCCGCTTTGAACGgaaggcgaaaagaatgagaAATGTTATcactaaattagaaaaataaaagttttcaaacgagctaTAGTTGTACCAagttcgatgatttttcgcagagatacaTACAACTGTTTAAAtgtttggtaaaattttatgttcaaaaaattttcttttaatactttCGTTCAATGTATAAAAGTGATTAACATTCTGTCCAAATAGTACCAGAGACAAGGCACTTGCTCCCACGTGTTCTCAAAAACCGAATGCTATATTTTGGAGAATTATCGGACGTCTCAATCAAAACTCGACGTGTcccaaaaaacataattaattgtttaacaaATACTGCAAAAGTCGTGCTTTGGACAGATTACTCGTGTCAATTCTGGCACACACAACATTAAAAAAGGCTGTAATCATTACTGGATATAGGTATGCGAGTGTTGTATTCAAAGGAATGAATCGGCATCAGAATAGATCAAGGTACTTTAAAAGCTGAAGTTGTTACGTAATATTTATTCTGAAATTACAGACGGTtaataaaaaatccaattttagaaaatttttatgttcactTTATAAAATTTCCCTCCCCAAACGACAAAAATTGTGgaagaaaaatttatgtatgacAATAATGGATCATTGTTTAGACTATtgagcaaaaattttaattgcaattaatgcaaaaaacataataaatattatcgatcAACTATTGAGTATTCAAATTTTGCTTCGCGTtaccttttttatgtttttatgaattACTTTCAGCTATTAAACCAAATTACCGCGCAAGCTCAACAATGATGATTTATTTCAAGAGGATCTACTTTTaagatagaaaaataattattatttttggctgCACAAAGATGGTGTGCCTTAAATTATAAGCCCTGATACTTTTTGACATAGCAGTATTCTGTTTTCATTCTTTGAAGGAgtgattttcaaattattgtaaaataaataaaaataaaaaaattaccataccAAACGTGATTTATACATTAAACGCCACATAAAATCCTTTACAATTTCGATTTATACCTAGAAGTACTATAGGAGAAATAGTTTTGTTACTGGTTGGTGCCTGTGAATGGAAAAGCATGCATTTTTATAAgcgtaaaataatatataaactctTCCGTAAATGTATCATAACTACAAATCATAGCtttgatatcaaaattaaaattattatctaaaaatttctcAACTTTTGCTTACACAATGAAACTTTTATGCAGAGATATTATAGGAGTTTTATACCAAAtaagttaaaagttaaaaaaagacaaatcAAAAAGCagttcatcaaattttttgataatgttttGAAAGTTAACATATTGAGATATGAAAATGAATCCTTCCTAAATGCACTTGCTTTTTTAAATCGTTACCCACTGCAAAAAAAGCATACATTGCGAGTATCTCTCAAAAAAATAACAGAAGGAAATACGAACAATAAAtccacaaatatttttgttcaataacGCATATTGATGCACTAGTGTGGAAAATTTCCTATTCAAACTTTGCCTGTGATTTTTCTGGCGCTGTCAATCATCACCTCGTTTTGAGtaagaaatcataaaaaaactagtaTAAACATGGAGCAGTGTATGAACAATTTCACAATTTCGTACAACTATAAGCTCTGTTGGTGACGACATTAActtagttaattaaattttaaaatggatttaCTCTAACGCTTGAAAAACAATAACTTAAGAAAAACTGcaatcaattcattttttatgtagaaTTCATTACTAAATAGTCTTATTGTAAGTTTTTTACAGCTTAGAATTCGCCAGCAAAAATTTGTGTGTTAGTGTGATATTTAGACTAATTATACATAAGAACTAAAATAATTACCAAAAGTAATTGTAAAGCCACACTTTTTTGCCATATATTTATTCTATCTActaaaaaagcaaatttttttaaagattattaacatctatatttactattttcaatttaaacaaagGAGAAGGAATATACACTACATTAGAATATGACTGAATATAGCTTAGTATTCTTTAAAATGATctgtaaagatatttttttctaatttaacgCCCTTTCAACCACATTTCATTTGTGCAAAATTACTACTGAAAGTATTAAATCATATGTCAAGCAATATCAAGAatacatgcatttttttaaaatttactctatgaaatttttgcaatttttataaacttatttataaaagttgtttCTCAATTATCCAATTATACAACGTAATTTTACCTAAGCAGCCATCttctaataaaatgtaatattttgaaCATTCATTCCAAGATTTTCATGCAAAATACATCCAATTATAGtttgctacatttataatgtattcgAAGTTTCatagattacaaaaattttagtttatttcatCAAAGAACCGTTTAAGTTAAATTAGAtgcttttctaaaaaaaaaacgagtggTATAAGTGCTAACAAGGTTAAAAATTGGCATCATTATATATTGGCCCATAGGTTTTCTGGCAACATTAATCTATAAACGCAATATttatctataagcttttctgaacaagcGCTCCTTGACGtaactttttttctatactCTCCAAGTCTCTCAGGCGCCTGCTAAACAAACGAGAGTTACTCATTGAAAGATGGGAACCTCTAAAAAACACTCTATActtcatttcttttaataagGCAAGAAATAACCGAATTATCTCTCTAGTaccagaaatataaaatatttgtaatctaTTTCCTTACATTCTTAACAcagacaaacaaaatattttaaattgtaaatactaCTAAACACgcgaaataattttcacattaatAATTAGCTTTTACAGGTAAAGAagtgtttttttgaaataatattttatttgtctgTGTTTGAGAAAGTAGAATGTATTCGTCTCGTTGAaatctttaatgtttttttttttaatgaatttaattactcACTTTTGAGCAGCGTTTTGcagtaaattttcaattgcatTTTCTGTGTAGTCATCCTGTTCCAAACCATCCTctgaaacaattcaaaaattatatatatatatgattttaatagttttcataaattatttaaataaacaaaatttgtgtcaATAATGTCGAGTGAACAGCATGAACACGTTGCAGATATTTTCGGACAATTTCTGTTTTTAACCCAcggctaaaaaaaatttataaaccgaattgatttttttgtttgaaagaaaatttgattgagaatgttcttagctatgtttcatgttTAGGGTTCCATTtccgataacaactagaaaagaagCGATAATCTTCTAACGGATGAgcagattttcttaaaatatagttaagaacaatttcgatcaaattacctttcatctctaaaatcttaaaaaaatgaaaagtgtaaaaatattacaaacaaacacCAAAAAGACTACCCATACCACTCAAAAAACATATAAAGCACTCTTTTTACTAAGATATCCTTCTACgatagcaaaaaaattaatttttggagaagaaaaaaaaaccttttatagtatttttataaaagtaatacgTCGTAATGAATTACCAACTCCTGgcaaatgacttcaaaagacgtgaaaaaatgtcaactataaagaaaaatcattttcattaagaTCTGCAGAAAAAGTGTAGGTACTACACGAATCTCAGTGAGCTGTCATGTCAGTACAATCCCCAAGTcacatttataaatacaaaatatacagtTTGGATAGGAAAATAATGCAAATTTgtaatatgattaaaattatcaaaccttctaaataattctaattaattaaataaattgtagctacagaaaaaatagcaataatatttttattgcatttctAGTAAAAtgtatttctgttttttttttttaaatctttgatATGATAATAcagcttatttttataaaaacacttgtttgatacccgcccgcttcactggacttaaaagtaaagaccatcATATTGTTCTTACTTATGCCCCTTCCATAACAATCGAAATAAGGGTATAGATTGTTTTAcagaggtaaaatatatgtatagatttcaattttttttttaatgatatatacAAAACTGTcacataacaaaatttatcattcgTTAAAGGTTGCTCAAGCATACTTGTAGAATTTGCATAAACGTGTGTGCACCTTAaaagtatatcaaaaaatttctgcaATTGCTTATAATGCATTTGTGTAGTTCATTGAAATGAAGATGGATTATCAACAAAGATTCGCTTTGGGAAATCATTAATGTCGAGAAATAACTTTAAAGTAATAATGCTACTCATTTGAAAAATACCTGTAACATTACAAATACACtattgaaaaagatttttttactttttatttctaaGAAGAAAATGCTGCCAACATTGCTAACAAGTAAAATTAGAATTGAAAATTGCCTGCGATGATATAATAGAATACACCTTTATCAATCTAGAAACTTAGTACCGATAATATTGATTGTAATGGACTCTCAAAGTATTTTAGTGTATTTAACAGTTGTATTAAGGACTTTAAAATTAGGTATACTGTATTTATAGGTTCGTTTTGTTAGAAGGTTACTTTCAGATCTTAAGATGTCCGCTGAAAAGAGCATCTTCTTTTACTAGAGTGGCAAGAAGTTTGCGAGGACTTAGCGAGGCTTGTAGGTcaccgaaattttttttcggaaaaactGCTGAATCCATGagatccaaaaataatatttgctttGGGTCTACGGATGATCAAGTATAATTAAGGTCTTGAATAATGGGAATTAAGATGTAATCCACACTGATCAATTGTAATACAAATGCTAGTCAGCCCTTTGATTCGGATAAAACATGGTATTATATTCAAAACGACGTGCTAATATATCACTACCTGACCACTTATTTTGTTTCCTGTATTCCATGAATCGTTGAAGGGCCGGGAAAGTACCCTTGTGGCAGGTAAGAGGGCAGAGGTATAAACAGCTGCTACCCCtcttaaaaattgaatcaatagTCCATCTATGTAATATTCGAGCTAAAAACAGACACTTACGAAATAAAGGAGCAAGCAACTTTGAGTCTCCCTGGTTCTTGTTCGCGTTGGTTCGTCAACTGATCTaacactatttttaaaatcacacaAAAATTCAATAGTTTTGCAGTGGTTCAGGTGTTTGTTACAAACGTAAGCCATACCAATGTTCTTTTAGTAGTCGGGAGGCatcaaattttttctcttataaTTCATATTCTGTAACTTTCATCTTGCCTCTCCTTCCTCTGGATAGAGTCTCCATCAAAACCGAGATTACGTTAACGTcatgcatacattttttttattatcttcactttaacaattttatttttaacatagatgaaaattaaatttcaattgaacATCACTTCGATTTTAataagatagaagatataagtgaatttacaatttttttaatgtttcccataactcaattttaatatttcccaTATGTCGTTTCTTTATTGCTCCATAAAACTATATTATGAACGaagaaagttattaaatttaataaaataagaattaataaataaatttgtcgtATTGAAACAGTCAAGTAACATAAATATGTTCCTAatcgaaaatatattgaatgaaaggaaataaataatatcaaatagtaaaaatttaatataaaaaatattgtggagTACGTACAATATAATCAATCAACCCTTATAGCTAAATGACCTTTACCGGAATTAAAAATACTCCTTAGTGAGggagaaaatttgaaagtttatttttatttggatcgaaaattaaataaccttttaaCCTTAAAAGTGTACAGAAAAATATTACCGATCAAGGAAATGAACAAGGTGAAAAATTACGGGGACAGAAACACATGTCTATATCTAAATAACTAGAAAACTACCAGAGAGAAGAAACGGTTTAAAACTTAagccatttttataaatttgtaacgGTAAAAATTTGTTCTCAAACTAACTAACGTAAacgttttgaatataaatttgtccttataaattttctaaacaggGACAGAAAGGATGCTTAAGCATTTGTTGTTGAAAGTGTAGCATTTtcaatgagcatgataacggcaTTTTCAAGCTATCGATCTGAAATAAATTTCCTATTGCGTTTCTTCAGACCAATAGCTTTAATTTGACGTTGGCAAGCTTATTTGAAAACGCcacattttggaaaaaattctaGAGAGAAGTTTCGTAGAATCGGCAATAGAAAGTCACTCACGAacatttcaagtatgtattaatcatttaacaaagcccCTTTCTGTCTTacgatttataataaatgatgtctctcttcaatatatttttttataggggtTGTAAATCTAAGATGGCAATTCTTAAAATCAATTGTGATTGCCTCTAAGTGATTAAGTTGCCTTTTCCtggaaaaaaaagaattatcaagcaaaagtttttcttatatgAACATAATGTAATTGAAGCCAAACCGGAAGACTTCTTCTTGGTTTAAGGCTGTACAAACAGATAAGAAAGGGGAGATAGAAATATATAAGAAAACTGTCCAGCATAGCGGatataagaattttattatatctgCTAGAATTCTTATTAGTTTTTCTGAGTTTCCTAAAAGCataactaaatattaataagCCGTGAAactataatgaaattttattattccttTTATCTACCTTTTtgagtattaattaaaatgagtttagcaataaagaaaataatggaCTTAATCGTTGCTCGagtgtaaaatttgaaattaaatttttcgattttcttgttgatcttttcttcttttttttttctttaaaaataaaaccattgaCAAAACAAGACGTACAAATAAATGACAGGTACTTCCGAAAagcgaaatttttcatttttttcaataaatgtaaGCTTTCTGCCATTTTTTTGCAGGTATTGATTGTGTTTGTTGTGAAATGACTTTCTTTAAACATATAcagcaaattattgaaaacttgATTTACATAAATTCAATCTAAGCCATAATTAAAATCTTACTTTTCTTTGATATCAAATTTACCTTTATTATAATCTCTAAATGGCAGACGTAACGAATCATAGAAGTTTCGCTTCATTATGGACTCACAGTCTGTAACTTGATGTTAGTTTATCTGCTTAATAAGAAACGTATAAACTCATGTAATATACAAGCTTCTTACGATATCTAATACCTATttacgatttaaaataaaagccaCTGGCTACAATATTTGCTTATAGTATAAACTTTTCATTCAGTATTTAATATctatcatcatttttattttattacttgatTAAAGTTTTAGAGTTCCGTATTAAATTTCTTTCATCAGTCCACAAATACAGTCACTGGCACGGAAGTTCTTTCAGatagaattattttgaaaaaaatggtcgtatttataacaaaatgtatCTCCGCGAAAAAAGATACGATCTTGAACCCCAATCAAAAACATGTACTTtcaacttttaaaatgaaagagtgagaaaaatttttaattaatgtttaaaatcttaataaatgttGAGTGCAAAaattatctatacatataaaatgctttgtcctgaatgatgGATCAATGCACAGCCTAAACCACTGACCgcagagacctgaaacttggagaggTTGTTTCTTTGTATAACGTAAGGATCTGATAAGGAAgaatttaccaaaattaaacTCCAAAGGGAATGAAAAACGGGGCTAAAGTTTTGGACAACGTGATTCCTCTGTCCAATCAAGCTTTTTCGAGAAGGCTATTAATTGTCACAGCAAATTTGACTCTAATTATCGTACAGAAATTGACCCTTTTTAAATTCGTAGGAATGaggttgtttatattttaatgttctcAGTGACTTTTTTTGCGAGCCTATACAAGATATATAGAAATGCAttcttttaatgaataatttctgAGATTTGACTAAAATCGAGAACATGTCGTTCAATCGCAAAATCCACATAATATTCGAATCTTTGGATTATTAAGTCACTCCAAATCACTTTACaaccaaaattaaattgtggatcaaaattaaatcaaaatcatactttttcaaattctaaaacaattaataaaacaagGGGTCTGTCGGTCTGtctctaaaactttttttaagtaaattaaaactGCCAAagattttgatcattttttattattaatctgaTTGCAATTATTGTAAAAGGCAACTTTGGACGCGAAAGTGAAGGTAGATATAGATTTCCATTCATTGAAttgtaaaaatcataaatttcacTGTCCCAGTAATTTGAGCATATTTAGCataatttcttttgaattaatTGAACTTCTAAATACTCTGAGTAttcaagaattatttatttgccaTACAGGttcgatatatttatttgtttaaatgtgAAAAGTATGTTATGTACTTCAAAATAGGTACAGAAccataatttaactaaaataatccatcttcaaaaacaaattttatccatttattttataataggtggtacaatattttattacaccAATCAATTAAACcaatcgatttttgtaaatacaacccatatttacaaaatcaatt
The Chrysoperla carnea chromosome 4, inChrCarn1.1, whole genome shotgun sequence genome window above contains:
- the LOC123297604 gene encoding toxin Tbo-IT2-like isoform X2, with amino-acid sequence MRCTWFFLAFLTAIIFSIFIPGPVKAGPYLEDEDGLEQDDYTENAIENLLQNAAQKRACIRRGGNCDHRPNDCCYNSACRCNLWGSNCRCQRMGLFQKWG
- the LOC123297604 gene encoding U8-agatoxin-Ao1a-like isoform X1, which codes for MRCTWFFLAFLTAIIFSIFIPGPVKAGPYLEDEDGLEQDDYTENAIENLLQNAAQKRSSIIYLYRRACIRRGGNCDHRPNDCCYNSACRCNLWGSNCRCQRMGLFQKWG